The genomic region GAAAAAGGTAAGGCATGACAATGAGAAATGGCCCCccaaaatgaaaaataataatagaaacaaaaaaaatggtTGATTTATAATACTTTAACCATATTCAGATGTAGCTAAAGTATAGTCCATTATTACATGAATTAATGCATATGTTCCTAAACTTCATCTTAAAAGGTGTTGCCTAAGAATGTTTAGTATTAAACAAGACTTTAACAGAAAATGAATTGCATTCATAAACACCAATACAAAAAACCAAGAAAGAAGAGAATGCGAGTAAATTaaatacattaaattaaaatcaattgaaaaaaataaagtcACTTTAGAAAGAACAGCAAAAAagaatttatataaaattataagataatacgtcaaagaagagaaatcctctaaACTTAAAAGGAGGAATAAAGCGAAGAAATTATTACAATGAAGTTTACAAATACTACTATAACAATTAATTAGCAATGCATAACAGCTTTAATACCATCTCCTACACTAAAAAGTTCATCGTATTACTCATGTGCCAAATTGCTTTGGACCAACTAAAAGTAATTacagaaatcaaattaaaattgaagATATCATTTCCTCACTCACTGAAAACTAATAGGCTAATAGCCCCTTTCTAATTCAAGTTGTAAACCCCgaaaaattagcgaataattaatcaataaattaattttaaataaaaaaattagaaatataaattttatagtaaaataagatagagctaagtaaaataagaaatttgacactaatttcaaagaattcggcccaaaattgggccgaacGGACCAAATCGGTCAAACCGGGCCTATGGGCCCAACCAATCCACTCATTTAAGTGAGCTTCAGCTCACTTATCCCTCCTATGCATGCAAAGAACGCTGAATTGTAAGCCTTAGAACTTGGTGGAAGTTGAGTGCTTGCGCTTTGGTGATTTGGGCTTGAGGGGCTATGTTGGTTTTGGTGATTTTGCCTTGGACAATCTGTGAAAATTGGCCAAAGTATGATTTAGGTttcacgtatttaatatataatgttctgcgaaaacttaggctagatgaccatagattTGGCTGGAACGTATGAGTATACTTAAATGCTTAGTAACCTCGGTAAGAACTGTGATATGAATTTGGTGCTTGTTGGATGAACTATGAATGATGAATTGAGGATGCTATCTGTATGCATGTATGTGTTGAATAGGTGAAATGATATCCTATTGATGTATTGAAAGGTTGAGGTATGATGTTGATAAGTTGAGAAATGGTATGATTGTGAAGATTGTTGTGATATTGATGAAGATATGTTGTATTGATGATTACAAGCATGATGAGTTGAGTTGGAGCGTGGAGGTTTTGAGGTTTGTGTAAAAAAAAGTTAGCTTTTGGCCAAACTTTGGTGAGACATAACTCGGCTTCCGGACCCTCTAATCATTTCAAATTGgttttatataaaaattgggtccgtgaagtttacgccgttcgaaAAAcggaagaaaaattattttaaacgAAGAAGTTATGTGCATCGGAAGTTGGGGTTAAAAAGttggaattctgcagcttttcaaACTTatgcaaatttttgaaaaaacgtACGCTCACGCGTACGGGTGACCTGGCAATTGCGTACGCGTTTAGCTGCTCGCGACGTGACCAATCCTTTTGGGTTGGGGTTCTCACGTACGCGAGCAAGGAGCTTGCATACGCGAGTAATAACTttttcatgcccacgcgtacccgtggctcacgcgtacgcgtgatctggGATTTGCGTACGCGAGCCTGGGTTTTGAACCGATTAACCCAAAGTTGCAGCAAGGACACTCTTACCACCAAGCTGGCAATGCTTGCTACcaatatatatacaaattatagTACATGTAGCAAtcttttattttacttatattcaatttattttaattttaaagtcactcatttttaaatcaattatattttatttaactataaattttattaaatatttataaaaacaaaataaaagtacttataatacagaaaaaataattaaaatttatataattatttaattataccgAATTAACCGGTTCTACCAGTGATCCACCGGTTAAACCAGTAATTCAATGACCAATAACCTGACCGGTTTGATCACCGATTCAGCTCTGACAACTATGGTAATTCTTCTGCCAAATACACGTAGAAATGTCCCATAAGTCCAGTATTATATTTGTTTTCATGTATGAACTCAACAGTTAATATTTCGCCATCCTGAATCTTGATAGAGCCTGGTTTTGGATAACAACCAGACATTCCAACAACATAGCCTTTTTCATTTCCTGGCTCTTCTCCTGTGCCGTATGTTGGTTTAACCGCACATAATACCTTTCCATTCTgaagaaaagcaaaaaaataaggacaaagatattttaaaatattttacttcttaagaagatgaaaaattaagaaataatatTACTTAATAAACAAATATAGAATGGTCAGCTAACAAAATAATTTATACGTAGTTGTAAAGACTATATATGAAAAATTGATAATTACCTCCACATATAAAGTTGCATTAACGATTCCTGGATGCACGTGAGCTGTAGAGTAGATTAGATTACCACCCTTTTTCATTGGGATCTTTGTCCTTTTAATATGATAATGTCCAATATCAGTATTTTGCGGAGTGATAGAATACTCTACCTGCAACAAATTAAAAAGTTTTTATCGATCATTTACTATATAACTAAAAAAGAGATTAATACTCACTTcatttcataaaaaatattttttgcatAATCTAATTACCTATGATAAATTATGTCACCATGTGAAATACATGAATCATGCATTTTAGCATTCAATTGAAATGAAATATACTTGTCACTTACCATACAATTATGAATTGGTTCGGAGCCATTATATGTCACTTGATCAGTAACATCAAGTATGTAAAACTTAATAGGTACTTGGTATTGATCCCAATCAACCCATGTTACTGTATATTTAAGGGAAGCTTTTCTCTCTTGTCTGTTATTATATCCTTTTTGTAATTTGCATTGAGAAGTCTTTTCACAACAAAAAATTCCTCCTTTATAATCACTAGACATTAGTTTCCCATCAATACCGGTTTTGCTTATAAAGTCTTCACTTTTGACATTATAATGGTCACATCTGCATTCAGTGCAACCTTTTTTGTCTTCTGTACCACGTGTGTCAATAACCATGATATTGAATAACCATTTCTCTTCATTATACTCCTTTGGGACATTCTCAGGGTGCGTACCTACTTCTATTCTAAATGGATCTGGTAGTTCTAAGctagtttttcgtgcatcaactCCAAGCCCCCAGGAATATGAATTAACACTACCCTGGCATACTCCATCGTTTCTTCTAAAATACTTACCGTATATGGGCTGACTTTGATTAGCTTGACGTGACATGGTGACATTTTCAAAATATCTTAAAACAAAATAATGGTGCAGGTAAGCTTCATATAATGGCAAAGAATTCCGATGTTCATCAACTAACTCGGCTTGAAAATTCTTGATTCCGATGTGTCCTCTTGGAAACTCAATATCGAATAAATCTGTTACCGTAACCTTTCCTGGTTCCAACACAAATTGTTCACTATAAAAAGTTGCCGTCTTGATATGATTTGAATTCTCATATTGTTGTGCGAATATGATGTTTAATTGCAACAGTATGATTGTTAATGCTAGTAATAACATTTCAGGTATAAACTTCATATTTTCTTGCAAATCGTCATGTTTATATGATCATCAATCATATGTTTATATGTTAATCTATGGAAATATCAATCATATGTTTATAAATTAGGCAAACATGTTAAGGAAGACAAATAGAATACTAAGCCATATGAAACTTGAATAAGATATATGAAGTTGAAATTCACATAACATGACAAAAAGATAAGTACCATGTTGGAGATTCAATCTTTGATGTTTGAAAAAACA from Arachis ipaensis cultivar K30076 chromosome B02, Araip1.1, whole genome shotgun sequence harbors:
- the LOC107626704 gene encoding uncharacterized protein LOC107626704 → MLLLALTIILLQLNIIFAQQYENSNHIKTATFYSEQFVLEPGKVTVTDLFDIEFPRGHIGIKNFQAELVDEHRNSLPLYEAYLHHYFVLRYFENVTMSRQANQSQPIYGKYFRRNDGVCQGSVNSYSWGLGVDARKTSLELPDPFRIEVGTHPENVPKEYNEEKWLFNIMVIDTRGTEDKKGCTECRCDHYNVKSEDFISKTGIDGKLMSSDYKGGIFCCEKTSQCKLQKGYNNRQERKASLKYTVTWVDWDQYQVPIKFYILDVTDQVTYNGSEPIHNCMVEYSITPQNTDIGHYHIKRTKIPMKKGGNLIYSTAHVHPGIVNATLYVENGKVLCAVKPTYGTGEEPGNEKGYVVGMSGCYPKPGSIKIQDGEILTVEFIHENKYNTGLMGHFYVYLAEELP